From the genome of Gemmatimonadaceae bacterium:
ATGTGATCCGGACGGAAGTTCACGTGAAGTGACTCCGTTGCGACGGCCATCTTCATCAATCCGTCGAGACGAAGGACGAGCGTGTCGGGCAGCGGTGCCGCGAGCGTCTTCGCCCGGCTGGCTTGCGCGCGCTCGGGCGCCGTCGGCACCGGAGTGTTGCAGGCGACGACCAACGCAACCACGGCCGCCGCGGCGAGCAGGCTGCCGCGGGCAGATGAGAAAGGACGGCGATGCGGCGTCATGGCGATCAACCTCCGTTCCAGATGGGTGAGTGTTAGGCCAAGGACGGGAATGCCGGCGCCAGCCGCCGAGCGGCCGGCGAGATCGATGAGGAGCGCGCCATAGGAGCGGGCCGTGACGCCGCGTCTGAGCACCCGCGCGTCGCAGTCGAGCTCCACGGCGAGGCGCAGGCGGGCCAGCATCCACCACACCGCGGGATTCCACGGCATGAGTGCCGCCGCACCAAAGCCGGCGGCCAGGACCAGCGGGTCGCGCGTACGCACGTGTTCGCGTTCGTGATCCAAAGCCACGTGCTGCTCGGCGCGCGAGCGCGCCACGAACCAGGCAGGCACGACAATTTCGGGCGCGGCCAGGCCTAACACAGCCGGTCCGGTGTGCGGCGCCAGCCGCACGCGCGTGTCGTCGAGGGTGATCACCGGCCATGCACGGCGCGCCGTGCGAAAGTGCTGGTGCACGGCCAGCAGCATGGCAATCGCCGCGATACTTGCGACGATCCACGCTGCCGCGAGCCAGCGGTCGAGCCGGGCCGCGCGCGATCCCGGCATCCACGCCAATGCGCCATTCACGATCGACGTGCCCGCCTGGCGCACGATCTCGACCGAGCGCGCGATTCGGTCGGGCAGTGACATCGAGTGGGACGCAGGCACGGCCGACGCCGCGCCGGCGACGGCGACCATCGGGCGGTGCGCCGCGCGCGCCGGAGCCAACGCCGTGCCGACCACTGTCACCCCCAACGCGGCGAGCCAGATGCCCCGTGCCGCGCGATTGCCTAACCGGAGGACCACGTCGGCGGCGGCCGCCGCGAGTGCGACGAGCGATCCGAACACCAGCGCGTAGACGAGCGTCGCGATGATCATGGCTTCTCCTTGAGCCGCTCGGCGAGGAGCCGCCGCATGCGCTCGAGCTCCTCGCGGCTCAGCTCGCGGTCGGACACCAGTTGGGCGAACATCCGCTCGGCCGAGCCCTGGAAGATCGCGTCGCGAATGCGGGCGAGCGCGCTGCCGCCGGCGCGTTCGGCTTTCACCGCCGGGGAGTAGCGATACGCTCGTCCCTTCGCCTGGTGCCGCACGTAGCCTTTTTCCTCGAGCGTCTGGAGGGCCGAGAGGACCGAGGTGTAGGCGAGCTCTTCGCCTAACGCTTCGCGCACCTCGGCGACAGTGGCGGAGCCCATTCGCCAGAGGACGCCCATGACGCGGAGCTCGCGGGGAGGAAAATAGATTTCGTCCATGGTCTCTACGGAAGTTTCCGTAGGATATGGTCGCGAGAACGGCTTGTCAACTGCTTTTTCCGTAACAGGCGATTGCGGGCGCCTGGAGAAGCCGCGTCAGCGGCCCAACACCTCGTCCACGAGATCAGCCGCCCGATCCGGATCGAACGGCTTGCTCGTCATGAGGCGGCAAAAAAAGATCGCGCCCAGCAGTGCGAACGCCGTGAGCTCCGGATCGAGGTGGCGCGGAAAATCGCCCGATTTGGCGCCCGCCTCGAGCAGCGCGATGAGCGGCCGGCGCGCCGCGGCCTGGAACCGCCGATGAAACGTGCGCAGCTCGCGATCACGCTCCGCTGCATCGATGAGTGCGGGCAGGCACTTGGAGAATGGCGAGTGCTTGGCGACCTCGGCCACGTGGCGCACGATGCGCACCAGCTTTTCGCGCGGCGTGCCGGTAGACAGGTCCGGGTCGCCCTCGTCCTGGAGCATGCGAAACGCGTCGGCGATGAGCGCGAGCTTGTGCGGCCAGAGGCGATAGATGGTCGCCTTGCCGACGCCGGCGCGCGCGGCCACCGACTCGATGCTGAACGCGCCGTAGCCCGCTTCGCCTAACTCATCGAGGGCGGCGCCGAGGATGATGCGGCGCGAGCGGGCGACGCGCGGGTCTTGGGGCCGGCGCGTCGCCACCGCACGCCGCCGCGGCGGCCGCGGCTTTTCGTTAGGCGTGGCGCGTCACCCGGTGGTGGCGCCGCCGCGCCACGAGCCGCTGCCCGGCGCGCGATACGCCGCCGTGTTCGGCTCGAACAGCTCCACGAGATTTCCCGATGGATCTTCCAGCAGAATCTGCTTGCCGCCCACGCCCTGGACGACATCGTTGCGGAAGCGACAGCCGGCGCCGCGGAGCGTGGCGACCATCGCGTCGAGGTCCGGCACGATGAGATGGATGCGGTTCCACCCGCCCGGCTGCTGCGCTTCGCCCGACGGCATCGGCGCGCCGCCGCCGCCGAGTCCGGGCTGCGTGAGGTAGAGGTGCAGCTCGTCGCGCGCGATCTCGGCGAACGGCGGCGACGGGTGCATCTGGACGGTGAATCCCAGGTGCCGCGTATAGAAGTCGATTGCGGCGTCGACGTTGGTGACGATGTAGCGGACGCAGGCGGGCATGTGGCGCCTCCGGCTCGGGACCGATGTGAAACGTACGCGTATCGCAGCGATACGTCAACGTATCACATCGATCCCGACCCCGGCGGGCCGTCAGGCCGCGGGCGAGATGTTCTGGTTGGTCCGCAGCAGGTTCATCGGGTCGTATTTCCGCTTGAGCGCCGCCAGCCGCGCGTAGTGCGATCCGTACGCGGCCTTCACCCGATCGCCCTCGTCGCCCGACATGAAGTTCACGTACGCGTTGCCGGTCGCATACGGCGCGAGATCGGCGTACAGCCGGCGGGCCCAGCCGATGCAGCGCTCGTCCTGCGCCGGATCGGTCCATCGCGCGTGCACGTTCACGATCCAGTCGGCATTGCGCCCGCTGTACGCCGTCGCGTCTTCGGGCGTCGCGCGGACGGCGCCGCCTAACTGCGCCAGGAACACCTCGCACTGCTCGCCGGGCAGCCGGCGCACGGCGTCGATCGCCAGGTCGAGCGCCTCGTCGCTCATCGGTGCGAGGTCGTGGGTCTTCCAGTAGTTGCGGGCGCCCGGCGTGAGCAACGGGTCGAACGCGGCCTGGAAGCCGGTGTAGGGGTGCGGCGACACGACGTCGGCGATCGGCTTCCCGATGGCCCGGAGCGGTGCGATCGCGCGCTCGGCCGCCTGCATGTCGCCCGAGTACAGGACCGCGATCACGACGACGTCCGTCCCGTGCACGTCGGCCGGCAGGAAGGGCAGCGGGGGCGCTTTGCGCATGACCACCCACGCCGACAGTTCGTTAGGCGCGGCGAGGCACACCTCGCGATACCGCCGGAGCAGCCGGCCGGCGTCCGCGAACGGGTGGACGAGGAGGCCGGCCATCACCTCGGGACCGACGGGCTGCAGCCCCAGCTCGAACGCCGTGACGATGCCGAAGTTGCCGCCGCCGCCGCGGAGCCCCCAGAAGAGGTCGGCGTTCTCGCGCTCGCTGGCGTGCACGAAGTCGCCGTTCACCGTGACGACGTCGGCCGAGCGCAGGTTGTCCACCGTGAGGCCGTAGGTGCGGGAGAGCCAGCCGAAGCCGCCGCCCAACGTCAACCCCGCGATGCCGGTCGTCGAGTTGATGCCCACCGGCGTCGCCAGGCCGAACGCCTGCGTGTCATGATCGAATTCGCCTAACGTCACGCCCGGCTCGACCACCGCCACGCGGCGCGTTGGATCCACCCGGATCGACTTCATGCCCGAGAGGTCGACCACGAGCCCGCCGTCGGAGAGCGCGCTGCCGGCGATGTTGTGGCCGCCGCCGCGCACCGCGATGTCGAGGCCCACCTCGCGCGCGAAGCGCACCGCGTGTCCGACGTCGGCGGCGCCCGCGCAGCGCGCGATCACCGCCGGACGCTTGTCGATCATGGCATTCCAGATCGTGCGCGCCTGGTCGTACCCGGGCGTATCCGGCGTGAGGACGGAGCCGCGCAGCGTCGATGCAAATGCGCGCAGCGCGCCCGCATCGAGCGCCGCCGAGCCCGGCACTGTGGAAGTGAGAGTGCTGCTCATACCAATCTCCGCGAGAGGGACATACTCCTATAACGGACTATCGCAGCGGAATCGCTCATCCCGACATCTGTAGTCGTGGCCGGTCCAATCGCCCGCGGCCGGCGCGCCGGCGCGCCGGCGTCCGGTGTCGCGCGAGCTGCGGCCGGCCGTGTTGCGTTAGGCTTTGGCCTCGAGGCGCTCGAGGCGCCGGTAGTATCCCCATTGCAGCAGACGCCGGAATGTGACCACCGGCGCGCCGCCGACGATGAAGCGGCCGTTGACGATGGCCGCGCGCCGCCGTCCCAGCGAAATGCCGTACGAGAAATCCCGATGCAGGCGATGCGGCTTGGGCTCGCGGCGCGGATCGGGATCCATCAACCGTGCCAGCGCCGCACCCTGCCAGATGGCTTCGATGGCGCGCATCGTCGTCGGCCACTCGCGTCCCCCTTCCACCACGCGGACGCAGTCGCCAATGGCGCGAATGGCCGGATCGCCGTCCACCTCGAGCCGGGCGTTCACGACGAGATGGCCATCGCCAGTGACCGGCAAGCCGAGTGTCGAGACCACGGGATGCGGGCGCACGCCGCCGGCCCACACGACCACGTCGCACGGCACGGAGGTCCCGCCCTCGAGCAGCACGTGATCGCGCGAGAGCCCGGTGGCCCGTCTGCCTAACAACAGCTCGACGCCTCCCGATGACAACGCGGTTGCCGCGCGCTGCGACACCGCGCGCGAGAACGTCGGGAGGAGGCGTGACGTGTCGCTCACCAGCGCTGTCGCGACGCGCGATCCATCCACGCGGCCGGACGCGAGCTCGGCGCTCCACTCGACGCCGGTGATGCCCCCGCCGATCACCACGACGCGCAGCACGCTCGCGCCGGACACGCGCAGCACGTGGAGCCGTCGTCGCAAGGCGGATGCATCGTCGACGAACTTGGCCGGAATCACGGCGGGCGATCGCTTGAACGCGTCGGGCAAGTTAGGCACGCTGCCGATGGCGATCACCACCCGGTCGTACGGCACCGAACGGCCATCGGCCAGACCGATCAGACGCCGCTCGCGGTCCAGCGTCGAGACGGCACCCTGGATCCACTCGGCACCGATCGCGCGGCAGAAGGCTGCCGCATCGAACTGCAACGCTTCCGCGCCGCGCACCCCGCCCGTCACCTCGTGCGCCAGCGGAACGTACGAGTGGATGGGGCGCGGATCGATCACCGTCATTGTGCCGGCGGCGAAGCGCCCGCGCCGGCGCACGGTGCGATACAAGTACTCGAGTCCGGCGAACGAGCAACCGGCGAGGACGGTACGTGTCGCCGCGGCGGTGTGCTCCGCCACTGGGGTGGTCATGTCCCATGATCATACGCGCCGGCAGACTGCGATGCACCTAGGCGCACGGACCGTCGCGTTGAGTTTGCGTGCCGCACCGGGCATTTTCCGAGTGATGACCGTGCCACCCCCGTCGACCGATTCTGCCCGTCCAGCATCCGGATTCGTGTCGCTCGTGGGCGCGGGACCGGGCGATCCGGGACTCGTTACAGTTCGCGCGCGCGCGCTGCTCGCGCAGGCGGATGCCGTCGTGTACGACGCGTTGGTCAATCCGCAGATCGTGCAAGACGGTGCTGTGCGACCCGGCGCAGAGCTGCACGATGTCGGCAAGCGCGGTGGTGCGCCTTCCGCGCGGCAGGATGCGATCAACGCGCTGCTCGTGCGCCTGGCGCGAGAAGGCAAGCGGGTGGTGCGACTCAAGGGTGGCGATCCGTTCGTGTTTGGGCGTGGCAGCGAAGAGGCGCAAGCGCTCGCGCGAGCCGGCGTGTCGTTCGAGATCGTCCCTGGTGTGACTGCCGGTGTCGCCGCTCCTGCGTACGCGGGCATTCCGGTGACGCATCGGGGCGTCGCATCGGCGGTGACGTTCGTGACCGGCCACGAGGATCCGACGAAGGGCGACAGCGATGTCGACTGGGCGTCGCTCGCGCGCGCCGGCGGCACGCTCGTGCTCTACATGGGTGTGAAGCGGTTGCCGGAGATCGTCGCCGCGCTGACCGCTGGTGGACTGCCCGCCGACACGCCGGCGGCGGTCGTCGAATGGGGCACGTGGCCCAAGCAGCGGACGGTCGAGAGCACCGTGGCGGGCATCGCCCAAGCCGCAGGTGCGGCGGGAATTGCGGCGCCATCCATCACCATCGTGGGCCAGGTGGCGCGGCTGCGCGGCGAGATCGCGTGGTTCGACCGGCGCCCACTGCACGGTCGGCGGATCATCGTGACGCGCGCCCGCGCGCAGGCGTCGGAGCTCGCCGCGCGCCTTACGGAGTTAGGCGCTGAGGTGATCGAAGCGCCGGCCATCGTGATCGTGCCCGCCGACCCCGCGCCATTGCGCGACGCGCTCGTGCGGCTCGATGGCTACCAGTGGGTGCTGTTCACGTCGCAGAACGCGGTGGAGATCGCGTGGGCGGCGCTCCGTGATATCGGCGGGGATGCGCGGCGGTTTGCGGGCGTGCGCGTGGGAGCCGTTGGGCAGGCGACCGCCCGAGCGTTGCTCGAGCACGGCCTTGCCGCCGATGTGATTCCGGTGCGGGCCACGGCAGAAGGACTTGGCGACGCGCTTCGAGAGCGCGCCGATGTGGGAGGCGCGCGCGTCTTGTTCATCAAAGCCGAGGGCGCGGGCGATGCGCTCGCGGGGTCGCTGCGCGAGATGCGCGCGGCGGTCGACGAGGTTGTCGCCTATCGAACGGTAGCCGACACGGGCGGCGCGAGCGCGGCGCGCGATGCGGTTGCCGTGAGGGGCGTGGACGCGATCACGTTCACCTCGGCGTCCACCGTTCGTTTTTTCTTGGAGGCGCTTGGCGGAGACGCGGGCGCGGTGGACGGTGCGCGGATCATCACGATGGGGCCGGTGACCAGTAGTGCAGCTCGCATGCACGGGTTAGAGGTCCACGCCGAGGCGGCCGCGGCGACTATCGAGGCGCTCGTGGGCGCAGTTGTCGCCGAGCTGCGGTGAACGAAGCGCCGATAAGGTCGCGAACCACGCCGATCGCACGCTCTTCAGCGTTCCAGCCAGTGGTCGGGCGACGTCGTCAGAGTTTTCGATATCGACCCCTCCCTCGCCGACGAGCACGGTGCGCACGGGCTTCCACGCCGCGGCGCCTCGAGTGCGGTGTACCGCAGCCCGGCGCGGAGCACGAAGTCGTCCTCCACGTTGCGCTCGCGCCAGTACTGGAGGTCGAGGCCGGTGACGGATGCGCCGTTGAGGAGGTGCGCACCGACGGCCGATTCGGTTAGGCGCCAGCCGTATTCGGGATCGGCGTCGTCGGGGCGGTGCGATTCAATGGGGGGGACGACTTTGATCTTCTTGAATGTGGTCCCTTTATTAGTACTAGTCCTCTTATTGCAGGGGCATCGAAGACAAGCCGCAGTTGACCGCGCGACGACGAAATCACGAGAGTGAGACGGTTGGGTTCTTTGCTATCCGGCGCGTCGCTGATCGCGGATCCCGGTCTCCTACAAAATCTCTAAGCGGCACCGAGCACTGTGAACCCAGTCTTGACGTTCGTACATAACGACTGTGCTGATACACCATCAGTCTATCGTCGTTCAGAATGGCCACGAGGGCCTGCACGCTTTGCCGTTCGATCTCGTCGTTTTTGTCGTCATCTTCATCTGTGTCGTTGGGCTGACTCTGGCTGCAGCACTATGTAGGGTGCGACCAGCTGGGAAGGATCAGTGGTGGAAGGAGTTACCAATCCCGCTTGTTAAGGGCAAGGACGACTACACCGCGACAGGTTGGTCGCTTGTCCTCGCAAAGCGCGCGCTCGTGGTTTTAGGCGTGGTTTGGGCGCTCGTTTCTTTTCTGCACCACCCCATCTAGGAAAGCTCTGCACAGGGTGAATAAGACGAGAATTCCGTACTTACGGGCATGTCGTTAGGCGCTCAGGGCGGCGATCGAGTCTCGGCATCGACACCCTCGCCGATGTGGCGGAGCACGCGAAGCTCACGCGCAGCACGGTCGCAATGCGTAACGTGTCGCTGGCCAACGTCCCGTTTGGGTTGTACGTGCGCGCAATTCTCGCGTACGGATTGTTCGCGACCACGAGATGCCCAACGGCGTCGTACCCGTACGTCGCCTCTTCGCTTCCGCTCGCAATGACTCGGCGATTGAGCGCGTCGTACACGTTGGTCGTCGGCCGCCGACCACCGTCGGTCAGGTTACCAGCGGCGTCGTACGTCCAGGTGATCGGCTGAAAGCCAATCAGCGTCTCGGTGACCTTCCGACTGGCGCGATCGTACGCAAATGCGGTCTTTTCAACGCCAATGCTGTTCGGGTCTGGCGTACTCCACTTCCACAAGTTGTCGACGTTCCCTCCTCGGTCGACGTGTTGCCGCACGTGCAGCACTTGCGCGCCGGCGCTGTCGATGCTGAGCGTATCCCGATCCAACAGCGAGCAGGTGCCGAGTGAGCGCGAGCCGGCTGTCGAGTCGTTAGGCGTTGTGTCGGAGACCACCCGACCGACGTCGTCCCGCGCGTGCGCGGTGACTATGCCCAACGGCGAAATCGTGCGCACGAGATTCCCGAGCTGGCTGTCGTACACGAGAGAGTCTTTGGCCCCGCTCGGATACTGGACGCTCCTGAGCAGCGCGGTCGCGGTACCCGTCGTGTAGTACGCGAACGCGACTTGGTGTCCGGCGCCGTCCTTTTCGGTCAGCGTATTGCCGTCCGTGGCGTCGTAGGTCGCGGTACTGGAGTCGCCTTCCGGGTTGATCGTTCGCGTCATGAAATCCCAGGCGGGTCCCAGGTATACGAGGTCGTCGCATACCTAAGCGGACTCGGATCGAACGTCGTCGAGTCCGTGACCGCCTTGACGTGGCCAAGGCTGTCGTATGCCGCGGCGACAATCTGCCCGTTTGCGTGCTCTATGCGCGTGGCCAGGCCTGGGAACGTCGAATTCCCGAACGCGATGAGCGTTTCGTTCCCCAGGGCGTCGCGAGTGCGGTTGGGCGCGCCTAACGCCGTGAGCCAGAACTCCGTCGTGTCCCCCACATCCGTGCGCGGCCCGTCGACCTTGGTGTTCGCCGCCCCGAGCGCCACCGCCGCCGTGCCTTGGAGACCACGCGTCTCCACCGGGGTGAAGCTCGTCACGGCGTTGCTGCCGGCCGCGAGCGGGATGGTGGCCTGCACCAACGGGCTCGCCAGCGTCGTGGAGTAGGCGAAAGTCAGCGAGTCGCCGCGTGGTCGATCAGCTTGCTCACGCGCGCATCGTGCGACGCGCGCGCGATCATCTGCATCTGCCCAGCGTGATACGCGTCGTGCGTGGCCAGGCCTAACGCCTCCATTCCGATCGTCAGGTTGCAGCGTGGCCGTACGGTTCCGAGCAAGCGCCGGCTTGAGAGCGACACTGTGCCCACGGGCCGGACGCACAGCGCCTCGAGCTGCCATTCGGCTTCGTCACGTGGCAGCCGTGTCGGCGCTGCCCGTGCATCATCGCGAACCGTTCGACCGGATGTTGATCACGCAAACGATTGTGGAGGGGTTTGTGCTGGTCACTGCGGATCCGGTGATCAGACATTACGGTGCGCCATTGTTGTGGGTCGGTGAGTAACGCGGGTCCGGACCACTGACTCGACCCACAGAGAGTTTCTTTGCTACCCCCCGCGTTGAACCTGACTACTCCGGGCGATTGGGACACGCGGGATGAGGCGCAGCTGGCGATTTTCCGCTGCGTCGAGACCCGACACAATTGCCACGGCGGCACTCGACACTCGGCAACGTTAGTCCCGCACAGTTAGCCCTGGCGGCATGAGCTGATCGAGCGCGACGCCAGCGCGCACGAGGCACGCGCGCACATCGTGCGCTGGCACGACGTAGCCGTAGTGCTCCGCTGTCAGTCGCCGAAGCGTGTCCATTACCCCTTCGCGGCGACACATGTGCTCATACAGCGATAGTAACCAACGCCATCCTAATCGAGCCGAGGAGGGGCGCTGGGCATCGCGACTCTGCAACAGGTAGCCTTCGACGAATCTAGCAGTCCGTGCCGAATCGACGTGCGCCGTCCAGCGGAGACCCAACGCGCCGCAAATGGCGAACGACAGCTCGAATGCATTCTCGCCAGCAAGTCGGCAGCCGCTAGCCCACCAAAGACCAGCCAAGGAGCGAGCGAGGGTCGCGTGGTTTGGCTGCACCCCGTTCGACAGGCCGTACGCCGACGGAGACTCGGAAAGACATGGCGTCCCCCACAGTGCGGGATACTCCGGAGTCCGCTCGACCGCCAAGGCGAGTATGCATGCGTTCACATCGTACCGTAAGTCCGCGGCCAAGAACCTCATGATGTCAGTCAGCAACGACAATACACTCGTCTCCTGCGTCTCAGCGACGTTAGTCAAGCCGACGCCCAACCTGAGTGCGACATTCGGATGAACGGAAACGGTAGCAGCGTAATCTCCACGATAGAGAGCGAGTTGTCGCAGCGCACCGTTCTCGTCAGTCGACGTCCCGATAAACGCGGCCGGCTCTACGTCCCCGGCGTAGCGTAGGACAGGTTGTGGCCAGCGTCCCAAGTTGAACCGTTCGTTGACCAGCGCCGGGAGCATAGCGGGGAAAATCGTTAACGGCGGCGAGTGGGCATCCGTGGACCGTGCTGGCCACGCAAGACAGATCTCGACTGACGCGCTATGCCAGTCCTCGCCCGGTAGCAGGTGACATAAGAGGATGCGCCCTCCACTGAATCTCACTGGCCCCAAGACCCGGCAACGACTTCCCTGCGCACGAACGAACGACAGGGGACTGGCCGATAGGTCGAAGCTCACCACCTTACCGCTCACGGCCGCGTCGTGCTCGAACGCGTACGTGGCGATCACTCTGTCGCTTGATCCTTCCGAGTTGCACGAGATATCGATTTGTCTAACGCGAATCCCGTGCACTGGGTCTGCCCCCAGCGGCCTCGCGACGGCGTCAATCAATTTCGCAATGGGAGTTACCCAACTCATCGGTTGCCTTAAGCCGTTGACGGATTGATTACGGCGATGGTTTGAAGTACTGGTTTACAGGTCACAGTCAGAATGGCTCTCTTGACGCGACAAGAATGTCGGTCTCTTTCGCGCACGTCGACCAGCCTTGCCTCCGGTCCGATGGCACTATACCGTCCGTGTTTTCGCAAACGTGCGAGGCAGACCAAGTTACGTGTTCGACCACACGACGTGACCGCGCCGATCGTGTCATCAGCCCGGCGATCCTCGACGGACCTCGGGTGCCACCGGACCGGCCCACGCGGCCAGCCGACGCCAGTGCGACAACGAGGGCAATTGACTCTCTGTGACTCTAGACCGCTACCAGAGAGACGCGCGAATTACAAATTCAGATTCGGAATTCCTCGGATTCGTCGCACAAATCCTTGCTTGAAAGTCCTGCACCCGGCACGTTCGGGGCG
Proteins encoded in this window:
- a CDS encoding M56 family metallopeptidase — protein: MIIATLVYALVFGSLVALAAAAADVVLRLGNRAARGIWLAALGVTVVGTALAPARAAHRPMVAVAGAASAVPASHSMSLPDRIARSVEIVRQAGTSIVNGALAWMPGSRAARLDRWLAAAWIVASIAAIAMLLAVHQHFRTARRAWPVITLDDTRVRLAPHTGPAVLGLAAPEIVVPAWFVARSRAEQHVALDHEREHVRTRDPLVLAAGFGAAALMPWNPAVWWMLARLRLAVELDCDARVLRRGVTARSYGALLIDLAGRSAAGAGIPVLGLTLTHLERRLIAMTPHRRPFSSARGSLLAAAAVVALVVACNTPVPTAPERAQASRAKTLAAPLPDTLVLRLDGLMKMAVATESLHVNFRPDHMKIKSDAGDSVRSRVHYVITSFRADGQQEQQKHSVVEPDTPKLFDGLVVIDGMISNNESLTQLSPQRIDRIDVLKHSAALHSFADPRAANGVIMVTTKKP
- a CDS encoding BlaI/MecI/CopY family transcriptional regulator — translated: MDEIYFPPRELRVMGVLWRMGSATVAEVREALGEELAYTSVLSALQTLEEKGYVRHQAKGRAYRYSPAVKAERAGGSALARIRDAIFQGSAERMFAQLVSDRELSREELERMRRLLAERLKEKP
- a CDS encoding TetR/AcrR family transcriptional regulator; amino-acid sequence: MATRRPQDPRVARSRRIILGAALDELGEAGYGAFSIESVAARAGVGKATIYRLWPHKLALIADAFRMLQDEGDPDLSTGTPREKLVRIVRHVAEVAKHSPFSKCLPALIDAAERDRELRTFHRRFQAAARRPLIALLEAGAKSGDFPRHLDPELTAFALLGAIFFCRLMTSKPFDPDRAADLVDEVLGR
- a CDS encoding VOC family protein → MPACVRYIVTNVDAAIDFYTRHLGFTVQMHPSPPFAEIARDELHLYLTQPGLGGGGAPMPSGEAQQPGGWNRIHLIVPDLDAMVATLRGAGCRFRNDVVQGVGGKQILLEDPSGNLVELFEPNTAAYRAPGSGSWRGGATTG
- a CDS encoding FAD-binding oxidoreductase, which translates into the protein MSSTLTSTVPGSAALDAGALRAFASTLRGSVLTPDTPGYDQARTIWNAMIDKRPAVIARCAGAADVGHAVRFAREVGLDIAVRGGGHNIAGSALSDGGLVVDLSGMKSIRVDPTRRVAVVEPGVTLGEFDHDTQAFGLATPVGINSTTGIAGLTLGGGFGWLSRTYGLTVDNLRSADVVTVNGDFVHASERENADLFWGLRGGGGNFGIVTAFELGLQPVGPEVMAGLLVHPFADAGRLLRRYREVCLAAPNELSAWVVMRKAPPLPFLPADVHGTDVVVIAVLYSGDMQAAERAIAPLRAIGKPIADVVSPHPYTGFQAAFDPLLTPGARNYWKTHDLAPMSDEALDLAIDAVRRLPGEQCEVFLAQLGGAVRATPEDATAYSGRNADWIVNVHARWTDPAQDERCIGWARRLYADLAPYATGNAYVNFMSGDEGDRVKAAYGSHYARLAALKRKYDPMNLLRTNQNISPAA
- a CDS encoding FAD-dependent oxidoreductase, encoding MTTPVAEHTAAATRTVLAGCSFAGLEYLYRTVRRRGRFAAGTMTVIDPRPIHSYVPLAHEVTGGVRGAEALQFDAAAFCRAIGAEWIQGAVSTLDRERRLIGLADGRSVPYDRVVIAIGSVPNLPDAFKRSPAVIPAKFVDDASALRRRLHVLRVSGASVLRVVVIGGGITGVEWSAELASGRVDGSRVATALVSDTSRLLPTFSRAVSQRAATALSSGGVELLLGRRATGLSRDHVLLEGGTSVPCDVVVWAGGVRPHPVVSTLGLPVTGDGHLVVNARLEVDGDPAIRAIGDCVRVVEGGREWPTTMRAIEAIWQGAALARLMDPDPRREPKPHRLHRDFSYGISLGRRRAAIVNGRFIVGGAPVVTFRRLLQWGYYRRLERLEAKA
- the cobA gene encoding uroporphyrinogen-III C-methyltransferase encodes the protein MPPPSTDSARPASGFVSLVGAGPGDPGLVTVRARALLAQADAVVYDALVNPQIVQDGAVRPGAELHDVGKRGGAPSARQDAINALLVRLAREGKRVVRLKGGDPFVFGRGSEEAQALARAGVSFEIVPGVTAGVAAPAYAGIPVTHRGVASAVTFVTGHEDPTKGDSDVDWASLARAGGTLVLYMGVKRLPEIVAALTAGGLPADTPAAVVEWGTWPKQRTVESTVAGIAQAAGAAGIAAPSITIVGQVARLRGEIAWFDRRPLHGRRIIVTRARAQASELAARLTELGAEVIEAPAIVIVPADPAPLRDALVRLDGYQWVLFTSQNAVEIAWAALRDIGGDARRFAGVRVGAVGQATARALLEHGLAADVIPVRATAEGLGDALRERADVGGARVLFIKAEGAGDALAGSLREMRAAVDEVVAYRTVADTGGASAARDAVAVRGVDAITFTSASTVRFFLEALGGDAGAVDGARIITMGPVTSSAARMHGLEVHAEAAAATIEALVGAVVAELR